Proteins from a single region of Argopecten irradians isolate NY chromosome 7, Ai_NY, whole genome shotgun sequence:
- the LOC138327393 gene encoding transforming growth factor-beta-induced protein ig-h3-like, which produces MLLLLALVLPCVLAQTNQTIIDCLKASSREQVLVQLIEQAGLTDVLATGGPFTLFAPDDAAITSLPSAMLANLKNDTNALADVLKYHVVSGTFKMVDLKANEMMLETLTGDQLRINDYMFNHKVTIEGATVTYVDKVCSNGVIHRINRVLTPPKGTVVDVLTDDGNFNTLIAAAQAAGLVDALQEGPITLMAPTDSAFARLGNATVSKLLANPDVLAEVLKYHVLHGTLYSAGMHSEYLNTLEPNDRERLYASFTGYTVYVDGARVLMRDLSATNGVVHKIDHVLVPASLKAKIAAL; this is translated from the exons ATGCTGCTTCTACTTGCTCTCGTTCTGCCCTGTGTCCTCGCCCAAACTAACCAGACCATTATAGATTGTCTGAAGGCCAGCTCCCGGGAACAAGTACTGGTCCAACTCATCGAACAGGCTGGACTCACAGATGTACTCGCTACAGGAG GCCCATTCACACTATTCGCGCCAGACGATGCCGCCATCACCAGCCTCCCGTCAGCCATGCTCGCCAATCTTAAGAATGACACCAACGCCCTAGCAGATGTCCTCAAGTACCATGTGGTCAGCGGCACtttcaaaatggtggacttGAAAGCCAACGAGATGATGCTGGAGACACTGACTGGGGACCAGCTCAGAATCAACGACTACATGTTCAACCAc AAAGTTACCATAGAAGGCGCCACCGTCACCTATGTAGATAAAGTATGCAGTAATGGAGTCATCCACCGTATCAACAGAGTCCTGACTCCCCCTAAGGGAACTGTTGTCGACGTACTTACGGATGACGGAAACTTCAACACCCTTATTGCTGCTGCCCAGGCGGCAGGTTTAGTCGACGCTCTTCAAG AGGGACCCATCACCCTTATGGCACCAACAGATAGTGCATTCGCCCGTCTTGGAAACGCTACCGTATCTAAACTTCTGGCCAACCCTGATGTCTTGGCAG AGGTTTTGAAGTACCACGTTCTCCACGGGACTCTGTATTCCGCTGGAATGCACTCCGAGTATCTTAACACACTCGAGCCCAACGATAGAGAGAGGCTGTACGCTTCATTCACAG GCTACACAGTCTATGTTGACGGAGCCCGAGTGTTGATGAGGGACTTAAGTGCCACAAATGGAGTGGTCCATAAGATCGACCACGTTCTCGTCCCAGCCAGTCTCAAGGCTAAAATCGCCGCGCTTTAA